In the Chlorobium limicola DSM 245 genome, one interval contains:
- the trpA gene encoding tryptophan synthase subunit alpha, which produces MKQNRIASLVEQDKKLLVAYYMPEYPVAGATLPVLEALQENGADIIELGIPFSDPVGDGPVIQEAAQRAIRNGVTVKNLLETVHNARRGAGCKAITVPIILMGYCNPLIAYGGDCFLNDAVEAGVDGLLLPDLPPEEAEDFLERAKSFGLTVVFLISPVTPPDRIEMIDSLSTDFSYCLAVNATTGTAKLAGEDADAAIEEYLKRVRQHTRKKFVVGFGIRDKARVMQMWKLADGAVVGTALLQRLAAAHTPGETARLAGEFWQALR; this is translated from the coding sequence ATGAAACAGAATCGTATCGCTTCGCTTGTCGAGCAGGATAAAAAACTGCTTGTCGCTTATTATATGCCTGAATATCCGGTAGCGGGAGCAACCCTTCCGGTGCTCGAAGCCCTCCAGGAAAACGGTGCGGATATTATCGAACTCGGTATTCCTTTTTCCGATCCCGTCGGTGATGGTCCGGTTATACAGGAGGCTGCACAAAGAGCTATCAGGAACGGCGTAACCGTTAAAAATCTTCTCGAAACGGTGCACAACGCCCGACGGGGTGCAGGGTGTAAGGCAATTACGGTTCCCATCATTCTCATGGGGTACTGCAATCCGCTGATCGCCTACGGAGGGGACTGTTTTCTGAATGATGCCGTCGAGGCGGGCGTTGACGGGCTTCTGCTTCCCGATCTCCCGCCTGAAGAGGCCGAAGATTTTCTTGAAAGGGCAAAAAGCTTCGGGTTGACCGTGGTTTTTCTCATCTCGCCGGTTACTCCGCCCGACCGGATCGAGATGATCGATTCTCTTTCGACGGATTTTTCCTATTGTCTGGCAGTCAATGCCACAACCGGTACCGCCAAACTTGCCGGAGAGGATGCAGATGCCGCGATCGAGGAGTATCTCAAACGGGTCAGGCAGCATACCCGGAAAAAATTTGTCGTAGGTTTCGGTATCAGGGACAAGGCCAGAGTCATGCAGATGTGGAAGCTTGCAGACGGAGCCGTTGTGGGGACAGCACTTCTGCAGCGCCTTGCCGCGGCCCATACGCCTGGGGAAACTGCCCGTCTTGCCGGAGAGTTCTGGCAGGCACTCCGATAA
- a CDS encoding alpha/beta fold hydrolase, whose translation MNTPPKDRYFLWQLSSEHEARIRYQEYGIENNGKPPLLFIHGYGAMIEHWDQNIPQFTDTFKVYAMDLIGFGKSQKPNVRYSLELFAAQIEAFLHLKKLDEVILVGHSMGAAGSIYYAHLKPEKVKALVLANPSGLYGDSMDGVAKVFFGLVGSPMIGEVLFTAFANPVGVSQSLLPTYYNQSRVDMKLINQFTRPLQDKGAIWSYLSPSRRPQDFTLDHLVRPCRYKGTAFLVWGAEDTALPPHKIIPEFQQLLPQAGAFIIPKASHCIHHDVPQAFNERLESILDSIL comes from the coding sequence ATGAACACACCACCAAAAGACCGGTATTTCCTGTGGCAGTTGTCGTCTGAACATGAAGCAAGAATCCGCTATCAGGAATACGGAATCGAAAATAACGGAAAACCTCCACTGCTTTTTATTCACGGTTACGGAGCGATGATCGAACACTGGGATCAGAATATTCCACAATTCACTGACACGTTCAAGGTCTATGCCATGGACCTCATCGGTTTCGGTAAATCACAGAAACCCAACGTCCGATACAGTCTCGAGCTCTTTGCTGCCCAGATCGAGGCATTCCTGCATCTGAAAAAGCTTGATGAGGTCATTCTCGTAGGCCACTCCATGGGAGCTGCAGGCAGCATCTATTACGCACACCTCAAACCGGAAAAGGTAAAAGCGCTGGTGCTCGCCAATCCTTCGGGACTCTACGGTGACAGTATGGACGGCGTGGCAAAAGTGTTTTTCGGTCTTGTGGGCTCGCCAATGATCGGAGAGGTGCTCTTCACGGCTTTCGCCAATCCTGTCGGTGTCAGTCAAAGTCTTCTCCCTACTTATTACAATCAGAGCCGGGTGGACATGAAACTTATCAACCAGTTCACCAGACCATTGCAGGACAAAGGAGCGATCTGGTCATATCTCTCCCCATCCCGCCGACCCCAGGATTTCACTCTCGATCATCTTGTCAGACCCTGCCGGTATAAAGGAACTGCTTTTCTTGTCTGGGGAGCCGAAGATACCGCCCTGCCCCCTCATAAAATCATCCCGGAGTTCCAGCAGCTGCTTCCGCAGGCGGGAGCCTTCATCATTCCGAAAGCATCTCACTGCATTCACCACGACGTACCTCAAGCTTTCAACGAAAGACTTGAGAGCATTCTTGACTCGATACTCTGA
- the uvrA gene encoding excinuclease ABC subunit UvrA, translated as MPISPLTETVPDGTALPDIVFKGIRTHNLKNISVSIPRNRFVVLTGVSGSGKSSLAFDTLYAEGHRRYVESLSAYVRQFLERMPRPDIEVVEGIAPAIAIEQKTIPKNPRSTVGTVSEIYDYLRLLYARIGKIYSRDTSELVLKHTPEDVSYQARFFDEGAKFFVAFPFPCHKDAAMHDCSAAAEMANLLKKGFFRILEGDVVLDLNEEAHCARIGRMGRQELSCLLVLVDRFIARQDDKVFSRIEQAAETAFSESGGYAVLKVFGGRMFRFSDRLELNGIEYQEPTPQLFAFNSPIGACTTCQGFGRIAGIDEDIVIPDKSLSIAEGAIVCWTSEKYRWNWKQLLALAPKADIPVDVPYEKLSHQHKEMIWKGIPGQEERYGGIWPFFAEIEKDAGYKMHYRVFLSRYRGYATCPDCEGSRLNPDARLVRISGRHIGEVTRMNIGQALDFFLSLDISPFDRKVAEAVLEEIVKRLNYLLDVGLNYLTLDRLTHTLSGGEFQRINLSTSIGSPLVGAIYILDEPSIGLHQSDSARLIKLLRKLRDLGNTVVVVEHDREIIEAADYVIDLGPKAGRFGGEVVFHGTVAEMFENGTSLTADYLNGKKAIPVPEVRREPDFSRSIEIRGALQNNLKNIDVRFPLDVMTCVTGVSGSGKSTLVNDILKNGILREKEGGREKVGTHRSLSGAALIDRVEHVDQSPIGKSSRSNPVTYLKIFDDIRTLFAQTREAKERGWKAGFFSFNIPGGRCESCAGEGSVKIEMQFLADIEAVCEECNGLRYRQETLAVRYRGLSIAEVLDLTVSEALEFFSSERSIVRKLQVLDEVGLGYIRLGQSSSTLSGGEAQRLKLSGFIARADIEHTLFLFDEPTTGLHFEDISKLIRCFEKLLEQRNTLVIIEHNPDVIKQADWVIDLGPGAGDLGGELVAEGTPETVAASATSLTGLHLREYLAPAV; from the coding sequence ATGCCTATTTCCCCGTTAACGGAGACGGTTCCTGACGGTACCGCTCTTCCCGATATTGTGTTCAAGGGGATTCGTACTCATAATCTGAAGAACATTTCGGTCAGTATTCCGAGGAATCGTTTTGTCGTGCTGACCGGGGTGAGTGGTTCCGGAAAATCAAGCCTTGCTTTCGATACGCTGTATGCCGAGGGGCACCGTCGTTATGTCGAGTCTCTTTCCGCTTATGTCCGCCAGTTTCTTGAGCGGATGCCGCGTCCGGACATAGAGGTTGTCGAGGGGATTGCACCGGCTATTGCAATCGAGCAGAAAACCATTCCGAAGAATCCCCGCTCAACGGTTGGTACGGTCTCCGAGATTTATGATTACCTTCGTCTGCTTTATGCCCGTATCGGTAAAATCTACTCCCGAGATACCAGTGAACTTGTTTTGAAACACACTCCAGAAGATGTGAGCTATCAGGCCCGTTTTTTCGATGAGGGTGCGAAGTTTTTTGTAGCCTTTCCGTTTCCATGTCATAAAGATGCCGCCATGCATGATTGTTCGGCAGCTGCGGAAATGGCCAACCTGCTGAAAAAGGGTTTTTTCAGGATTCTCGAGGGCGATGTTGTGCTCGATCTCAACGAGGAAGCGCACTGTGCCCGTATCGGCAGGATGGGGCGTCAGGAGCTTTCCTGTTTGCTGGTACTTGTTGACCGGTTTATCGCCCGGCAGGACGACAAGGTTTTCAGCAGGATCGAGCAGGCAGCGGAGACCGCTTTCAGTGAATCGGGAGGATATGCGGTACTCAAGGTTTTCGGAGGCAGAATGTTCAGATTCAGTGACCGGCTGGAGCTGAACGGTATAGAATATCAGGAGCCCACTCCCCAGCTTTTTGCTTTCAATTCACCGATCGGGGCCTGCACCACATGCCAGGGGTTCGGCAGGATTGCCGGAATCGATGAGGATATCGTTATTCCCGATAAATCCCTGAGCATTGCCGAAGGAGCCATTGTCTGCTGGACATCGGAAAAATACCGATGGAACTGGAAGCAATTGCTCGCCTTAGCGCCGAAGGCCGATATTCCTGTCGATGTTCCCTATGAAAAGCTCTCTCATCAGCATAAGGAGATGATCTGGAAAGGCATTCCCGGCCAGGAAGAGCGGTATGGCGGAATCTGGCCGTTTTTTGCTGAAATCGAAAAGGATGCCGGATATAAAATGCACTATCGGGTGTTTTTAAGCCGCTATCGCGGTTATGCGACCTGTCCCGATTGCGAGGGCAGCCGCCTCAATCCCGATGCAAGGCTTGTCAGGATTTCAGGCCGTCATATAGGGGAGGTCACCCGTATGAATATCGGTCAGGCCCTGGATTTTTTTCTTTCTCTCGATATTTCGCCCTTTGACCGCAAAGTCGCTGAAGCGGTGCTCGAAGAGATCGTCAAAAGGCTTAACTACCTGCTCGATGTAGGTTTGAACTATCTAACGCTCGACCGTCTTACACACACGCTCAGCGGAGGCGAGTTTCAGCGTATCAATCTGTCGACCTCTATCGGATCACCCCTTGTAGGGGCGATCTATATTCTCGATGAACCGAGTATCGGGCTGCACCAAAGCGATTCGGCGAGGTTGATCAAGCTGCTCAGGAAGCTGCGCGATCTCGGAAACACCGTTGTGGTGGTCGAGCACGACCGCGAAATTATCGAAGCAGCCGATTATGTCATCGATCTCGGGCCGAAAGCCGGACGGTTCGGCGGAGAGGTGGTGTTTCACGGCACCGTTGCCGAAATGTTTGAAAACGGCACCTCCCTGACGGCGGACTACCTGAATGGGAAAAAAGCGATTCCGGTTCCCGAGGTTCGTCGAGAGCCCGATTTTTCACGATCCATTGAAATCCGGGGAGCCCTTCAGAACAACCTCAAGAATATTGATGTTCGTTTTCCGCTCGATGTCATGACCTGTGTGACCGGGGTCAGCGGTTCCGGTAAATCAACGCTTGTCAACGACATTCTCAAGAACGGCATTCTTCGTGAAAAAGAGGGTGGACGCGAAAAAGTCGGTACCCATCGCTCTCTTTCGGGAGCAGCACTGATCGATCGCGTGGAGCATGTCGATCAATCTCCCATAGGAAAGTCGAGCCGAAGCAATCCTGTGACCTACCTGAAAATTTTTGATGATATCCGTACTCTTTTTGCCCAGACCAGAGAGGCAAAAGAGCGAGGGTGGAAGGCCGGATTTTTTTCTTTCAACATTCCGGGAGGACGGTGCGAAAGCTGTGCCGGAGAGGGGAGTGTGAAAATAGAAATGCAGTTTCTTGCCGATATTGAAGCGGTCTGCGAGGAGTGCAATGGCCTGCGTTACAGGCAGGAGACACTTGCCGTCAGGTATCGGGGACTTTCCATAGCTGAAGTGCTCGATCTGACCGTCAGCGAGGCTCTTGAGTTTTTCAGCAGCGAAAGGTCGATTGTCCGCAAACTGCAGGTTCTCGATGAGGTCGGTCTCGGTTATATCAGGCTCGGTCAGTCTTCCAGCACACTTTCGGGTGGCGAGGCTCAGCGGCTCAAGCTGTCAGGCTTTATAGCGCGTGCCGATATTGAACATACACTCTTTCTTTTTGACGAGCCGACGACGGGACTTCATTTTGAGGACATCAGCAAGCTGATCCGCTGTTTTGAAAAACTGCTTGAGCAGAGAAATACCCTCGTTATAATCGAGCATAATCCCGATGTGATCAAACAGGCCGACTGGGTTATCGATCTCGGACCCGGCGCGGGAGACCTGGGCGGGGAGCTGGTTGCAGAAGGCACGCCTGAGACCGTTGCGGCTTCCGCAACGTCACTGACAGGACTTCACCTGAGGGAGTATCTTGCTCCGGCGGTTTGA
- the queC gene encoding 7-cyano-7-deazaguanine synthase QueC, translating into MKAVLLISGGMDSLVTTAIAAEEKLELAAMHVNYGQRTWQKELECFRRICNHYQIRHRLEIEAGYLAQTGGSSLTDPAMPVSGADLQGTDIPTSYVPFRNAGFLSMAVSWSEVIGAGKIFIGAVEEDSSGYPDCRQVFYDAFNRVIELGTRPDTAIEIVTPLISMQKCDIVLKGMELNAPFACSWSCYKSEGRACGVCDSCARRLRAFELTGVRDPIEYEVRPKYI; encoded by the coding sequence ATGAAAGCTGTACTCTTGATCAGCGGAGGTATGGACAGCCTTGTGACGACAGCAATAGCCGCCGAAGAGAAGCTGGAACTGGCAGCCATGCATGTCAATTACGGGCAGAGAACATGGCAGAAGGAACTCGAGTGTTTTCGCCGCATCTGCAATCATTACCAGATTCGCCATCGTCTTGAAATCGAGGCCGGATATCTCGCTCAGACAGGAGGTTCGTCCCTCACGGATCCGGCTATGCCGGTGAGCGGCGCCGATCTGCAGGGAACGGACATTCCCACGAGCTATGTGCCGTTCCGGAATGCCGGCTTTCTTTCGATGGCGGTAAGCTGGTCGGAGGTGATCGGCGCCGGAAAGATTTTTATCGGCGCGGTTGAAGAGGATTCGTCAGGCTATCCCGACTGTCGTCAGGTATTTTACGATGCCTTCAACAGGGTTATTGAACTTGGAACCAGACCGGATACTGCAATTGAAATCGTTACACCGCTTATCTCTATGCAGAAGTGCGATATCGTTCTGAAAGGGATGGAATTGAACGCACCGTTCGCCTGTAGCTGGTCGTGCTATAAAAGCGAAGGCCGTGCCTGTGGCGTTTGCGACAGCTGCGCAAGAAGGCTTCGGGCGTTCGAGTTGACCGGAGTGCGAGATCCGATTGAATATGAGGTCAGACCGAAGTATATTTAA
- a CDS encoding SDR family oxidoreductase: MITETTVCVTGASGFIASHIVNQLLAEGYRVRGTVRKSPENYPYLLQLPGASERLELVEADLLRSESFLPAFRECACVIHTASPYVINVKDPEKDLVKPALEGTAAVMEAAGKTCTIKRIVLTSSVAAITDQPDSSKVFTESDWNTRSSLQRHPYHFSKTLAERAAWDYIERKKPHFDLVTINPAMVTGPSIGPAINTTNAMIRDIMNSVYPGILDMNWGFVDVRDTAKAHILAMEKNSACGRYLCSAEVMDMRELVELLSLSEYGNYPLPKRDLSGRFGTVLMTALSWTLPRDTGTYIRTHIGRSIRYGCSKIEQDLGIDFRPVRESILEAVADMISKGHLDRRD; encoded by the coding sequence ATGATCACAGAAACAACTGTCTGCGTTACCGGCGCATCCGGATTCATCGCTTCGCATATCGTCAACCAGCTCCTTGCCGAAGGATATCGGGTCAGAGGAACCGTGCGCAAAAGCCCTGAAAACTACCCTTACCTTCTGCAGCTTCCCGGCGCCAGCGAGCGTCTCGAACTGGTGGAAGCCGATCTCCTCAGAAGCGAATCGTTTCTTCCGGCTTTCAGGGAGTGCGCCTGTGTCATCCACACGGCAAGCCCCTACGTCATCAATGTCAAAGATCCGGAAAAAGATCTGGTCAAACCTGCGCTGGAAGGCACCGCCGCAGTTATGGAGGCGGCAGGAAAAACATGCACCATCAAACGAATCGTACTCACCTCGTCCGTGGCGGCAATCACCGATCAACCTGACAGCTCGAAAGTGTTTACCGAAAGCGACTGGAATACCCGTTCATCCCTGCAGCGCCACCCCTACCACTTCTCGAAAACCCTTGCCGAACGAGCGGCATGGGACTATATCGAACGAAAGAAACCTCATTTTGACCTGGTAACGATCAACCCCGCCATGGTCACCGGACCTTCGATAGGCCCCGCCATCAACACCACCAATGCCATGATCCGGGATATCATGAACAGCGTCTACCCCGGCATCCTCGACATGAACTGGGGATTCGTCGATGTAAGAGATACGGCAAAAGCGCACATCCTTGCCATGGAAAAAAACTCCGCCTGCGGCAGGTACCTCTGCTCGGCGGAAGTCATGGATATGCGCGAGCTGGTCGAACTGCTGAGCCTCTCTGAATACGGCAACTACCCGCTGCCGAAAAGGGACCTCTCGGGCCGCTTCGGCACCGTACTTATGACCGCACTTTCATGGACACTGCCTCGGGATACCGGAACCTACATCCGAACGCACATCGGCAGATCGATCCGGTACGGATGCAGCAAGATAGAGCAGGATCTCGGCATCGATTTCAGACCGGTGAGAGAGAGCATCCTCGAGGCTGTTGCAGATATGATCAGCAAAGGCCATCTTGACCGGCGTGATTAA
- a CDS encoding glycosyltransferase family 2 protein codes for MRDDFQLLPPVDIIIPHYRGEEHLERCLRSLANTRYPSMGIVVVDNASQTPGLQELIERFAGVRLLALPQNRGYPGGCNAGFSATKAEFLVFMNDDTRHDPNWLEPLVTAARRDGCIAALQPKILSLREFEQGNNRFDYAGAAGGMLDRLGYPWCYGRTFSGVETDNGRYDTPRNIFWASGVAMFVRRSVFEELGGFDDSFFMHMEEIDLSWRMQLSGYTVRSVPSSVVYHEGASSLAYGSPEKTYYNHRNNLRMMLRNMSVGSLMVAFSARLLLEPAAALFYLTKGRRGYRNAFAVLKALRDFLMELPETLRTRTRVQALRKRTDKALFKGLPFSIFYPWRKSFFNHAGQDGLC; via the coding sequence ATGCGCGACGATTTTCAGCTCCTTCCTCCGGTTGATATTATCATTCCCCATTACCGGGGTGAGGAGCATCTCGAACGCTGCCTTCGCTCTCTGGCAAATACCCGTTACCCGTCGATGGGCATAGTGGTCGTCGATAATGCAAGTCAAACTCCGGGACTGCAAGAGCTGATCGAAAGGTTCGCCGGCGTCCGTCTGCTTGCACTGCCGCAGAACAGAGGTTATCCGGGTGGCTGCAACGCGGGTTTCAGCGCAACGAAAGCCGAATTTCTTGTGTTCATGAACGACGATACCCGACACGATCCGAACTGGCTCGAACCGCTTGTTACGGCAGCACGTCGGGATGGGTGCATTGCTGCCCTGCAGCCGAAAATTCTCTCTTTGCGGGAATTCGAACAAGGGAATAACCGCTTCGACTATGCCGGGGCTGCGGGAGGGATGCTCGACAGGCTCGGCTATCCCTGGTGCTATGGCCGGACTTTTTCCGGAGTTGAAACGGATAATGGCCGGTACGACACCCCGCGGAATATTTTCTGGGCCTCGGGCGTAGCCATGTTCGTCCGTCGGAGTGTGTTTGAAGAGCTTGGCGGGTTTGACGACTCTTTTTTCATGCACATGGAAGAGATAGATCTTTCATGGCGTATGCAGCTTTCCGGATACACGGTCCGGTCGGTACCTTCATCGGTGGTTTATCATGAAGGCGCCTCTTCGCTTGCATACGGCTCCCCTGAAAAAACCTATTACAATCACCGAAACAATCTTCGTATGATGCTCAGGAACATGAGTGTCGGGTCACTGATGGTGGCTTTTTCCGCCCGTTTGTTGCTCGAACCCGCAGCGGCCCTGTTTTATCTCACGAAGGGGCGCAGAGGGTATCGCAACGCTTTTGCCGTCCTGAAAGCGTTACGGGATTTTCTGATGGAGCTGCCTGAAACGCTGAGAACTCGAACGCGGGTGCAGGCTTTACGGAAAAGAACCGACAAAGCACTGTTCAAAGGGCTGCCGTTCAGTATTTTTTACCCTTGGCGGAAAAGTTTTTTTAATCACGCCGGTCAAGATGGCCTTTGCTGA
- the groES gene encoding co-chaperone GroES → MNLKPLADRVIVKPAPAEEKTKGGLFIPDTGKEKPQYGEVVAVGPGKVADNGQLLDMQVTVGKKVLYGKYSGTEVNVEGEDYLIMRESDIFAILD, encoded by the coding sequence ATGAACTTGAAACCCTTAGCTGATCGGGTTATTGTTAAGCCGGCTCCGGCTGAAGAGAAAACCAAAGGTGGTCTCTTTATCCCCGATACCGGGAAAGAAAAACCGCAGTACGGTGAAGTTGTGGCTGTGGGCCCCGGCAAAGTTGCCGATAACGGCCAGCTTCTTGACATGCAGGTCACAGTTGGCAAGAAAGTGCTGTACGGCAAGTATTCCGGAACCGAAGTCAATGTTGAAGGTGAAGACTACCTGATTATGCGTGAGTCGGACATTTTTGCAATTCTTGACTGA
- a CDS encoding CPBP family intramembrane glutamic endopeptidase, producing MKPVKAYSTGFSSLDERLKLSFGLMGLIWAVGLVGHFTPLLEWPALFLYVFGSIALVLYRGKSFQEWSSMYLAGGDPGKSLLWGGVAGGLLFAMDIINTVMYYKNGGAPMGEMQHILVNQSLLFLFPVLVLAEEFLWRGIMFSAMIEKGYNRHLTVFLTAMFYVLNHFAVAPVGFRERALMAMMAFPIGIFGGYLVLKTRNVWGSVLVHMITMISMVLDIFVIPKLLF from the coding sequence ATGAAACCGGTTAAAGCGTATTCTACAGGATTTTCCTCTCTCGATGAGCGGTTGAAGTTGTCGTTTGGCCTTATGGGTCTGATATGGGCAGTCGGTCTTGTGGGGCATTTTACCCCGCTTCTGGAGTGGCCGGCGCTTTTTTTATATGTTTTCGGCTCTATCGCCCTGGTGCTGTATCGGGGCAAATCGTTTCAGGAGTGGAGCAGCATGTACCTGGCAGGGGGCGATCCCGGAAAGTCGCTTTTGTGGGGAGGCGTTGCCGGCGGCCTGCTTTTTGCGATGGATATCATCAATACGGTGATGTACTATAAAAACGGCGGCGCTCCGATGGGTGAAATGCAGCACATTCTGGTCAACCAGTCGTTGTTGTTTCTTTTTCCCGTTCTGGTTCTGGCGGAGGAGTTCCTCTGGAGGGGGATCATGTTTTCCGCCATGATCGAAAAAGGCTATAACCGGCATCTGACGGTTTTTCTCACGGCCATGTTCTATGTGCTCAACCATTTTGCGGTTGCGCCCGTCGGCTTTCGCGAGCGCGCCCTGATGGCCATGATGGCTTTTCCGATCGGCATTTTCGGAGGCTATCTGGTGCTGAAGACGCGTAATGTATGGGGGAGCGTGCTGGTGCACATGATTACCATGATTTCGATGGTGCTTGATATTTTTGTTATTCCAAAACTTCTGTTCTGA
- a CDS encoding RrF2 family transcriptional regulator gives MLQVSRKFEYGLHAVAYLATKGSGRVVTVKEMAESIGFSQEFLSKAMQSMKKAGITESVQGVKGGYRLARHPSVITIADIGIAIEGKPHLTRCAVKLSSCEIAAHCDYRGYMNTLQDRIQSLMASTTVADILKQPDSGATAPE, from the coding sequence ATGCTGCAGGTTTCAAGAAAATTTGAATACGGTCTTCACGCCGTAGCCTATCTTGCCACAAAAGGGTCGGGTCGGGTTGTTACCGTGAAGGAGATGGCCGAATCCATCGGTTTCTCTCAGGAGTTTCTTTCAAAAGCGATGCAGAGCATGAAGAAGGCAGGAATCACCGAGTCTGTTCAGGGGGTAAAGGGTGGTTACCGGCTTGCCCGGCACCCCTCAGTGATAACAATTGCCGATATTGGTATCGCAATCGAGGGCAAGCCTCATCTGACCCGTTGCGCCGTGAAGCTCAGCAGTTGCGAAATAGCGGCTCATTGCGACTATCGCGGATACATGAATACCCTGCAGGATCGCATACAAAGTCTGATGGCTTCCACAACGGTAGCTGACATACTGAAACAGCCGGATTCCGGCGCTACAGCTCCGGAATAA
- the groL gene encoding chaperonin GroEL (60 kDa chaperone family; promotes refolding of misfolded polypeptides especially under stressful conditions; forms two stacked rings of heptamers to form a barrel-shaped 14mer; ends can be capped by GroES; misfolded proteins enter the barrel where they are refolded when GroES binds) has product MTAKDIIFDSDARAKLKVGVDKLANAVKVTLGPAGRNVLIDKKFGAPTSTKDGVTVAKEIELADAVENMGAQMVREVASKTSDVAGDGTTTATVLAQAIYREGLKNVAAGARPIDLKRGIDRAVKEVVAELRNISRSISGKKEIAQVGTISANNDPEIGELIAEAMDKVGKDGVITVEEAKGMDTELKVVEGMQFDRGYLSPYFVTNPETMEAEIEDPLILIHDKKIGNMKELLPILEKSAQSGRPLLIIAEDIEGEALATLVVNKLRGTLKVCAVKAPGFGDRRKAMLEDIAILTGGTVISEEKGYKLENATLAYLGQAGRVNIDKDNTTIVEGKGTQEDIKARINEIKGQIDKSTSDYDTEKLQERLAKLSGGVAVLNIGASTEVEMKEKKARVEDALHATRAAVQEGIVVGGGVALIRAIKGLANAVADNEDQKTGIEIIRRALEEPLRQIVANTGTTDGAVVLEKVKAAEGDFGFNARTEQYENLVEAGVVDPTKVTRSALENAASVASILLTTEAAITDIKEEKSDMPAMPPGGMGGMGGMY; this is encoded by the coding sequence ATGACTGCTAAAGATATTATTTTTGATTCCGACGCCAGAGCAAAGCTCAAAGTCGGTGTGGACAAACTGGCTAATGCCGTGAAAGTTACCCTCGGACCTGCCGGACGAAATGTGCTTATCGATAAAAAGTTCGGAGCTCCGACCTCGACCAAAGATGGCGTGACCGTAGCAAAAGAGATCGAACTTGCCGACGCCGTCGAGAACATGGGCGCACAGATGGTTCGCGAAGTCGCTTCGAAAACCAGTGATGTCGCCGGTGACGGTACTACTACCGCGACGGTGCTTGCTCAGGCAATCTACCGTGAGGGGCTGAAGAACGTTGCCGCAGGTGCACGTCCGATCGATCTTAAAAGAGGTATCGACCGTGCCGTGAAAGAGGTTGTCGCAGAACTGCGCAACATCAGCCGCAGCATCTCCGGCAAAAAGGAGATCGCACAGGTCGGCACCATTTCAGCCAACAACGATCCTGAAATCGGCGAACTGATCGCAGAGGCCATGGACAAGGTCGGCAAGGACGGCGTTATCACCGTCGAAGAGGCAAAGGGCATGGATACCGAGTTGAAGGTTGTCGAGGGCATGCAGTTCGATCGCGGCTACCTCTCTCCGTATTTCGTGACCAATCCCGAAACCATGGAAGCCGAAATCGAAGACCCGCTGATCCTCATTCACGACAAGAAGATCGGCAACATGAAAGAACTGCTTCCGATCCTCGAAAAATCAGCCCAGTCAGGTCGTCCTTTGCTCATCATTGCAGAGGATATCGAAGGCGAAGCGCTGGCAACCCTTGTGGTCAACAAGCTCAGAGGTACTCTGAAAGTCTGTGCCGTGAAGGCTCCGGGATTCGGCGACCGTCGCAAGGCAATGCTCGAGGATATCGCCATTCTTACCGGCGGTACCGTGATTTCCGAAGAGAAGGGCTATAAACTCGAAAATGCAACGCTTGCCTACCTCGGTCAGGCAGGTCGTGTCAACATCGATAAGGATAACACCACTATTGTCGAAGGCAAAGGCACACAGGAGGACATCAAGGCCCGCATCAACGAAATCAAAGGCCAGATCGACAAATCGACTTCCGACTACGATACCGAAAAGCTGCAGGAGCGTCTTGCAAAGCTTTCCGGCGGTGTCGCTGTGCTGAACATCGGCGCATCAACCGAAGTTGAAATGAAGGAAAAGAAAGCCCGCGTCGAAGATGCACTGCATGCCACCCGCGCTGCAGTCCAGGAAGGCATCGTGGTCGGCGGCGGTGTTGCTCTGATCCGTGCGATCAAAGGTCTCGCCAATGCGGTTGCAGACAATGAAGACCAGAAAACCGGTATCGAGATCATCCGCCGCGCGCTCGAAGAGCCGCTCCGTCAGATTGTTGCCAATACCGGCACCACCGACGGCGCTGTCGTGCTTGAGAAAGTCAAGGCAGCTGAAGGCGACTTCGGCTTCAACGCACGTACCGAGCAGTACGAGAACCTTGTTGAGGCAGGTGTTGTCGATCCGACCAAAGTAACCAGAAGCGCTCTTGAAAATGCCGCTTCGGTTGCCAGCATCCTTCTTACCACCGAAGCAGCCATTACCGACATCAAGGAAGAGAAATCTGACATGCCGGCAATGCCTCCGGGCGGCATGGGCGGCATGGGCGGCATGTACTGA